GAACTTTCTTTCGTGTGGATTACTGTGATCGCATTCTTGGGGACTATGTTTTTCCTCTGTGAGGACTTTGTGATTTTGCTCCAGAATTAAGTTTATCCAATGTTTTACCACCAATTCATTATAATATTCAAAGAGGGTGTCTGAACTGCCTAATATACATTGTATGATTGTCTGGACAAATCCTTGTAAATCTTGCTTGTATAAAATCCGGAGCCCACAGATCTTAACCTTTAAAGCAGGTCTATAGGTAATAAAGGAAAGGCAGATTTTCCTTGATGATGTTTGAGTGAACAGTTCGGGAATAATTGCTCGTGGAATGTAAACAATTAAAAGGTGATGTTTATCAGATATCACGGACTCAAAGTTTAGGGACAGATTCACATAATGTTTACCCATTTCGAGTCGACAAGAACCATGATACTGATCCTCTTTTACGATGTGCTGGTGTTCCACTGCAAGTGATACGCATAGAGAAAACCCCATCCACTTCTTACTCTTGTGCAGATTCTGAGGCAGCTCGATTGTCACAGAAGTCCCAACTTCAGTGTTGAACCATGCTGGGGAACCACTTAAAGAAAAATCATAGTTTTGGTACCTATGGTTTAGTCCCTGGAGAATGCAGAAACAAtgtgttgagagagagagagagagagagagagagagagagagagagagtgagagtgagagtgagagtgagagagagagagagagagagagagagtgagagtgagagagagagagagagagagagagagagagagagagagagacctccAGGTATCTTGGAAGAACAGATTCAATGTTCCTTCTCAACAGAACTGTGGAACCTTCTTCGCAAGTTGGAATAAATTTCTCCCTGCATATATCAAAGAACTCCAACGTTAAATGAAGAatgaagttttaaatttttaacgCAGCTAATAATGTAGTTTTCAGAAATTAAACTCTACCATCTCAAAATGTCATTCTCTAGACTAAACCATCCAAGCTCTGATGTAGCTTTACCAACTTCATTCAAATTGGAGGGCTCAGAAGGGATCATTTGTTGACTTTGTTCGGACAGCACAGGTATTTGTTGTTGTAGCTGCTGCCGCCCTCCAATACCAAAACTATGTGGTATGAATGTTTGGATAAGCTTTTCTACATCTTGCTCATAAATTAGATGAATCCCACATTTCTGGACCTCCATGCACGGGTTGTTGGTTTCAAATACAGACCCAAtcacaaaagattcatttaacATCCTTGGAAAGCATACACAGGGTACATAGAAAGCACAAAGTAACTCAGAATTTGATTCAACTGAGTTGAGATGTCTCCAGTCAAGGAGGTATGGTTCCAGTTGAAATTCCTCAGTTTCCACTCTGCATTTGTAGAAGTAATCAGAAGCACAATCGGATTCAATCTGGGAGACACCAGGTTTTCGCTTCACCAAGAAAACAATAGCAACGCCCATCCACTTCTTATCATTTTTCAAATCTGGAGGCACCGGGATTGATATGAAATCTCTGGTAGCTATGTTGTTGAACCACTTTggaatttcattttgataatcACAAGACTTTATGGAACATGACTTATAATCGAATAGCTGTAACATAAAACAGAAAAGGATTATGATTAGTTATAGAAAAAGACAGATACTTAGCATAGCGAAAATATGCTCGACATTTTTTTGTGGGTATGTGTGCGTGTGAgacagagtgagagagagacttCAATGTCTTTTTGCAGCACTTGATTTGGCAGTGAAAGATCATGAACAGGTTTCCATTGTTGAAGTTTATCTGATATGGGGTCAAAACTAAAGAAACTACGCCCTGGGACAGTTGATGAAGTCCATGTCCTTGTATGTTTTGGGTCAGGCGGTGATGAAGTAGAAGATTCTTGATGCTTGGATGAAATGAGGGCACTGATTGTAGTCATTCCAGAAACATCTGAGGTCCATACTTTGAATTGATCTGGGAAATCTATCAGTGATGTACAATCATCAGCGGGCACATGTCGAACACTTAATGGAAGCTTCTTAGGCAGTGACTGAAGCCTACTACAATTCCTCAATTTGAGAGATTCAAGCTTTGATAGTTGGCCGATGCTTTCGGGTAAGTGCACAAAGTTATTAGCACTCAAGTCTAATGTCCTTAGGGAAATTAAGGTGCCAAGATCATCAGGTATTGCTCCATCTATCAGATCGCAATCACTTAAGTTTAGGCTCGTCAAAGAAGTTAAACCAGAGAACGAAGTAGGCAGCAACAAGCTCACAGGAGCATTTCCCTTTCTACCCCACCACCAACAAGTAAAGAGAGAATGCCATGATTTTGAAGGTAGATCTTTACATCCTTGGAAGGATAGAGTCTTTAGATTTTTCATAGCTGCAATGGATGATGATTCTCTTATAGCAGTTCCACTTATATCAAGGTCCTCAAGATATTCCACACAATTCAAATCCTCAGGTATGTCATCAAGTTCTGAGCAACCTGTTAGAATGAGCGTTTTCAGAGACGTCAAATACTGAATGGAACTTGGAAGACGGAAAAGGTTTCTGCAGCCTCCCAAATTCATCAATGTAAGACCAGTCAAACGTTGGATTGATGGAGGTAATTCTTCAATGGCAGTTCCATCTAGATGAAGCTCCAACAAGCTTTTcatatttccttcaatttcagGAAACCTCTCGAGTCTTGAAGAACCAGAGAGAGTTAAAGTTTTAAGAGATTCCAAACTGATGAAAGGTGGAAGGCTCTCAATGGATTTGCAGTTTCTCATATTCAACAAGATAAGGTTTTTGAGAAATCCCAGGGATGGGTGAACCTCAACCAATCTTGTACAACCTTGAAGCACCAACTTCTCAAGATTTGGAACCTCAACGAAGTTTGGGGTTGCAATCAAGTACACGGAATCACTTAGATCGATAAACTTTAGCATGCTCCAGCGCTGGTACAATATAGAAATTACCATAAAGTGAAATAAATAATACGTTGAtatgaatatttttcaaaatattagcACGCACAAAGACATAATCTTACCTTATTTCCCCTCCATACTTGTTTGATACGGCTTGAATGCATGCGGAGTTCCACTAGCTTATCTGATTGAAAGTTTGATGGCAAAGAATTAAAAGGAAATGCATGCCATTCCAGCAGTTGTAACTCATTAGAAAGGTATCTGATGGGTCCAGGAAAGTACACATTACTAATTTTTAACAATCTTAGCTTGCACATCTTTGAGAACGGGTCAACATTTATGTGAACCACCTCTTGTTTTGGTAGATTCAAGAATATACCTTCCACTGCAATTGTTCCCTaacaaaaaagaaggaaattagTTGCAGTACAAGGACATAGAAAATACAAAGATGATAAATTCGTTTTAGTAATCTTTGAATCTATATTTGTAATAATATATTACCTCATTGTTTACAAATACATGGATGACATCCTTGGGAAGCCACAGCCTGCTACGTTTGCCCGGCTCTTCACAGCATTCACGACGAACAATCTCCCAACCTAATTCTTGAATCAAGTCATGCATCCACAATTTTCTTCCAAATAGAGTTAGTAGAGATTTTTCCATGAGAACTGCTATATCAATGTCTGGACAATAGCCACAACTACTTTCCAGTATTCTTGTAACGCGATCTTTATCCTCCCCTTTAAAGAAACATGCAATGTCCAAAAATACTTTCTTTTCTACATCTTGTAAAGCATCAAAACTTACTTTAAGCACATCAGTAATTCTTCTGTCTGGATTTTCTTTAAGTCTATCCAAAGCACTTGACCATACTTCTACGCTTCTACCAAAGAGGAATGAACCCAAAACTTCAATAGCTAATGGGAGGCCATTAGCGTATTCTACAACATTCTTTGATAGCTTGAGAAAGTCATCTCCGACCTGGTCTTTCTTGAATGCTTTCTGACAAAAGAGCTGAAGAGCTTCAGCATCAGTTAACGGCTTCACCTTATACATTTTATCTACTCCATATGTGCAAAGCAAATGCTCATTCCTTGATGTTATTATGATCCTACTCCCTGAACCAAACCAATGATGACCACACAATGCTTtcaattgttttaattgatCCACATCATCAAGAATGACAAGAACCCTTCTAGTACTTAGTCTCTGTCTTATCTTTTTCATCCCCATATGGACATTATGTACATCTACATTACTCTCAAACAGGATATCTGAAAGAAGTTGCTTTTGTAAATGGACTAGACCTTGTTTCTCAGTTACCTCTCTAACATTGGCAAGAAAGCTGTAAGCTTCAAACTGAGAACGTATCCTATCAAAAACTACTTCAGCAATGGTTGTCTTACCCATACCCCCCATCCCCCAAATCCCTAACATGCATACATTGTTCAACCCCGTGTCTAAGCAAGAAATCACTTCATTTACACGTGAATCCATCCCAACTAAATCCGTATGTATACTTGAAATTGTTTGATTTACTTTAGTGAAAATATATCTCACAATATCTTCAATAATTTTCGACTGATatctgaaaaaacaaacaaacaacgaATAAATAATCCTCTCATTGAAGTTTTGTCAGCGCCACTCAACCAAATAAAAAGATaacaaaatgttaaattttgtatgttctttcttctttgtttcaagaacaaaaagaaaaagttctTTGGTATACCTCCTCTGCAATTTtcttgtaaaaaacaaaaagaaaagaataaagttTTACGGTGCTACAAGGAGATCGGTAACCTTACCCATCTTGTAAATGCCATCCATAGAGATCAGCTACTTCGGTAAGTGCATCCCTCCACGTACGCACCTTCTCAGTGTTATCCTTAAAGGCTTCTTCATGCTTGGAGAAGGCTTTCCCGAAATTACCCATTTGTTTTCGTACCTCAGATGGATCCACGTCATAGAAAACTGGGAGTATTGTCTGCCCCATCACCTTCGTGCATTCAACACTCTTTGCAAGCTCATCCAAGCAACATGTTGAGTAGGCATAGTTTCTTGAAAGAACAACAATTACATATCTTGATTCTTCAATTGCTTTCAAGAGTTCTGGCGAGATGGGTTTTTCCCTCTCAAGTTGTTCAGCACCTCTGAATGCAAACACTCCCTTCTGATTCAGAGAAGTATACAGATGGTCTACAAAATTTATGCGGGTGTCTTTGCCTCTGAAACTGAGGAACACATCGTATGTCCATTGAGGAGTCGGAGGAGACCCATAAGAAGACGAAGGAATATCTGTTTGGCTGATC
This genomic stretch from Pyrus communis chromosome 2, drPyrComm1.1, whole genome shotgun sequence harbors:
- the LOC137725883 gene encoding TMV resistance protein N-like, with the protein product MISQTDIPSSSYGSPPTPQWTYDVFLSFRGKDTRINFVDHLYTSLNQKGVFAFRGAEQLEREKPISPELLKAIEESRYVIVVLSRNYAYSTCCLDELAKSVECTKVMGQTILPVFYDVDPSEVRKQMGNFGKAFSKHEEAFKDNTEKVRTWRDALTEVADLYGWHLQDGYQSKIIEDIVRYIFTKVNQTISSIHTDLVGMDSRVNEVISCLDTGLNNVCMLGIWGMGGMGKTTIAEVVFDRIRSQFEAYSFLANVREVTEKQGLVHLQKQLLSDILFESNVDVHNVHMGMKKIRQRLSTRRVLVILDDVDQLKQLKALCGHHWFGSGSRIIITSRNEHLLCTYGVDKMYKVKPLTDAEALQLFCQKAFKKDQVGDDFLKLSKNVVEYANGLPLAIEVLGSFLFGRSVEVWSSALDRLKENPDRRITDVLKVSFDALQDVEKKVFLDIACFFKGEDKDRVTRILESSCGYCPDIDIAVLMEKSLLTLFGRKLWMHDLIQELGWEIVRRECCEEPGKRSRLWLPKDVIHVFVNNEGTIAVEGIFLNLPKQEVVHINVDPFSKMCKLRLLKISNVYFPGPIRYLSNELQLLEWHAFPFNSLPSNFQSDKLVELRMHSSRIKQVWRGNKRWSMLKFIDLSDSVYLIATPNFVEVPNLEKLVLQGCTRLVEVHPSLGFLKNLILLNMRNCKSIESLPPFISLESLKTLTLSGSSRLERFPEIEGNMKSLLELHLDGTAIEELPPSIQRLTGLTLMNLGGCRNLFRLPSSIQYLTSLKTLILTGCSELDDIPEDLNCVEYLEDLDISGTAIRESSSIAAMKNLKTLSFQGCKDLPSKSWHSLFTCWWWGRKGNAPVSLLLPTSFSGLTSLTSLNLSDCDLIDGAIPDDLGTLISLRTLDLSANNFVHLPESIGQLSKLESLKLRNCSRLQSLPKKLPLSVRHVPADDCTSLIDFPDQFKVWTSDVSGMTTISALISSKHQESSTSSPPDPKHTRTWTSSTVPGRSFFSFDPISDKLQQWKPVHDLSLPNQVLQKDIELFDYKSCSIKSCDYQNEIPKWFNNIATRDFISIPVPPDLKNDKKWMGVAIVFLVKRKPGVSQIESDCASDYFYKCRVETEEFQLEPYLLDWRHLNSVESNSELLCAFYVPCVCFPRMLNESFVIGSVFETNNPCMEVQKCGIHLIYEQDVEKLIQTFIPHSFGIGGRQQLQQQIPVLSEQSQQMIPSEPSNLNEVGKATSELGWFSLENDILRWEKFIPTCEEGSTVLLRRNIESVLPRYLEGLNHRYQNYDFSLSGSPAWFNTEVGTSVTIELPQNLHKSKKWMGFSLCVSLAVEHQHIVKEDQYHGSCRLEMGKHYVNLSLNFESVISDKHHLLIVYIPRAIIPELFTQTSSRKICLSFITYRPALKVKICGLRILYKQDLQGFVQTIIQCILGSSDTLFEYYNELVVKHWINLILEQNHKVLTEEKHSPQECDHSNPHERKFQLFSQNIRNWVGSDNHFALKLAGIEFPKWFLNPNKGDSAQIEVPQNLYYDGNWLGIALSVSSSIHEHPNIINDTPDSEFARELICDLTPEVDCDNKIRFTFDTDKDMWLYAHDLIWFVYIPRALFPESWNQLNLVSATFGSDSPGLGLHECAIRLVFKEDVEELVQTLTVSELSANCDHCKEAAEYGK